The genome window TAGTGTTCTGAAGGATTTCAGAACACTACGCTTAACGCCTGTGCGACGGTATCCACACCGATCACCCGTACACCTTCCGGCGCTTTGATCCGCTGGGCGTTGGACCGGGGAATGATGATGGTGGTGAAACCCAGGCGGGCACATTCGGAAATGCGCCGCTCACACTGGGGCACGGTGCGTACTTCACCCGCCAGGCCGACTTCGCCCATCACGGCGATGTCGGGGCCGACAGGTTTTTCTTTCAGACTGGAAGCCACCGCCACGCACAGGGCAAGGTCCGCGGCAGGCTCGCTGAGCTCCAGTCCGCCGGCAACGTTGATATATACATCCTGGTTATAGGTCCGCTGGTTGGCACGTTTTTCAAGGACGGCCAGCAGCATTGCGACCCGTCCGCTGTCCGCACCGTTTACGGCCCGGCGGGGCGTTCCGTAGAAAGTGGGACTGGTAAGCGACTGGACGTCGCACAGCAGCGGACGGCTGCCTTCAATTCCGCAGAAAACGGTGCTTCCGCTGGCTCCCTTGGCCCGGTGGCTCAGCAGTTCCTCACTGGGGTTTTCCACTACCTGCATACCCTGTCCGGTCATCCGGAACACACCGAGTTCATTTACGGAACCGAAACGGTTTTTCACAGCCCGCAGCAGGCGGTAATCCTGCTGCCGGTCTCCCTCAAAGTACAGAACCACGTCCACCATATGCTCCAGCATCCGCGGGCCGGCAATGGCGCCGTCCTTGGTCACATGTCCCACCAGGAAGACGCTGGTCCCGGTTTCCTTGCACAGGCGCATGATCAGGCTTGTGCCTTCCCGTATCTGGCTGACGCTTCCGGGAGCACTGGCCATTTCCGGACGATACATGGTCTGGATACTGTCGATCACAGCGGTGTCCGGCTGGAGCTCCCGGATCTTTTCCTCAATGGCGTCCAGGGCGTTCTCCGCCAGGACGTAGATATCGCTTTCGATCCCAAGCCGTTTCGCGCGCAGCTTGATCTGCCGGGCGGATTCTTCGCCGCTGATATACAGCGTACGCTTTCCGCTTTTGGCCAGATGATCGCAGACCTGGAGCAGCAGCGTGCTCTTACCGATACCCGGATCGCCGCCGATCAGGATCAGGCCGCCCTCTACGATACCGCCGCCCAGAACCCGGTCCAGCTCGCTGATCCCGGTGCCGGTTCGCACGGTGATATCTTCCGGAATATCTTTCAGGGCAAGAGGTTTCGCACCGGTACCCGGCCGCTGGTTCGCGGCAATCTTGCCGGAGGCTTTCTCCGGGACAGCCTGCAGGCTTTCTTCCAAAGTATTCCACGCGCCGCAGCCCGGACAGCGTCCGACCCACCGGGGGCTTTCATAGCCGCAGGCGGTGCATGCGTAGGTGCTTTTGACTTTTGCCATCATCGACTCTCCGATTAATTCATAATTCACAATTCATAATTGAATATGGTTTTCCTCCATTTCAGTATAACACAAAAGGCAGAGCATTCGCTCCACCTTCTGTAAAAAGTATTCATATTGTTGAGCAACTGTCCAAATCTTTGATTTGGGCGAAGCTCTTTCGACTGCCAGTGGCAGAAATATCGAAAGAGCTGAGACTAACTATTAAAAGTCAAGCCCCTGAAAGGAGGAAATCGAAGAAAATTTCGTTATCCACCGCCGCTTTTGACAAACAGCATTCAAGTGCTGAAATTGGCCGAGCGAGGGCGATGGAGGGTATAGCAAACAAAGCCACAGCCGCCCTCGCAAAAAGGGAGTGTAGCACTTGAATGCTTCGATTTGTCAAAAGTTCGCTACGCCGGCTGCTTGAGCGTCAGCGAACAAAGAGCTCAGGCTCCGAAGGGTATAGCATCAGGTTGCCGGAGAATATGCCTGGCCGGACCTGACTAGCGCGAAAATCAATCTGACAAGTTTCTTTGCCGCATGAGAAATGGCGACGTAGTAATGCTTTCCCTCAGCTCGCTTCTTTGCCAGGTATGCCGCGAAAGTCGGATCCCAGTTGCAAACGAACCGAGTGGCATTGAACAAGGCAAAGCGTAGATAGTGAGAGCCGTTTTTCCATGTGAGGATAAGCGTTATCCAGTTTGCCTGACTGGTATGTGGATGGAGAAAGGCCGGCATAAGCCAGGATCTGGTCAGGTGAACTGAAACGAGAAAAGTCACCGATTTCTGCCAGGATCATGGCTCCCATCCGGTAGCTTATTCCGGGAATTGTGAGGATTGGAGAAGGATCTGCATCCATGATTCGCTTGATTGAACTTTCGATTTCATTGATTTCCTCAGTGAGGACTTCAATCAGGTGAATGGTATGTTTTAACTCCATAGACTTGGCAGACATTACCGATCCAATGGAGTTTCTAGCAGCTTCTCGGATCTGAATGGCTTTGTCTCGTTTGTAACGACCTTTGGAGGATTCAGAAACCAGGTGAGTTAACCGAGTAAGATGACAGGATGCAAGTTGGCTTGCTCCCGGGAATTCGGCTAATAATGCATAAACTGTATGCACATGGAGTGTTGGTACAAGCCTATCCAATTCCGGGAACAGGATGCTGACGAGTCGGGCAACAGACGTTTTTAACTTAGCTCGTTCCTGAACCTTGTCGAATCTGTATCTTGTCAGTGACTTCAGTTCTTCATTGTGGTATGATTTGGCCGTGTAGGACGTGAGGACTACATTGGACATTATCATCTCTGCAATGGTACGCGCATCAATCGGATCAGTTTTCGTTTTGCGGATGTTGGCTGCCTTACGAAACAGATTGACGTGCAACGGATTTATGACATAGGTGTGGAGACCGTTGTCAAGAAGAAATCCGAGGATGTTGTAGCTGTAATGACCAGTAGCCTCAAGCCCTACTTTTACTTTGCTCAGATCCGGTGCTACAGACTTGAGTCTTTGGAGAAGCAGGTTGAAGCCGGCCTGGTCATTCGGGATGGTGAAAACATTCGCCAGGATTTCTCCATCCGAGTTTACGATGTAGCAGTCGTGCTTGTCTTTGGCGACATCAATTCCAAGGTATACCATGGTCATTCCTCCTTTGGTTAATTGATGCTGCTGGGTCCACAGTACCTCTTGCACTCGTAACCTCGTTCCACATAAACCGTCGAGCGGTATCTAACTGATTAACGAACAAACAAGGGGGCTGTGGTTGGAGCCTCACCACAACCGTCTAGCGGTAGGTCAATCGCACCAATCCACAGCATCCCCAGCAGTGTAGCACAAGCTCTTGGAGAAGAGTTGATAAACTACTATTCAATAATACGAGGTCAATCGAAAGGGAGTAATCTCCACGGTGTGGAGTTACGACCTTTGAGATTGCGGTATACAGTTGCCATGCTACAGCTGTCAAAAGGCTTTTTAGCCTTTTGGTAACAGCGATCGCTGCATTGTAAAAACTGAATTCCATTCAGTTTTCCATCGCCAAATCTCCAAAATCAACTCATAATTCATAATTGAATATGGTTTCCCACCATTTCAGCATAACACAAAAGGCAGAGCATTCGCTCCGCCTTCTGTAAAAAGTATTCATAATTCTGCATTCTGAATTCTGCATTCTGCATTGTAAAAACTGAATTCCATTCAGTTTTTACTTGTGTCCGTTGGGTGCGTGCTCATACGCGTACTGGATAGCCGCTTCGTGACCGCTGTCCACCTTGTTGCTGTTGTGGGTCTTACTGTTGGTAAAGTGGATACAGACCTGACCCCTCATGTCATTGTTGGGAATGGTATCACCTTCGGGATAACCGTGGGGAATACCGAACAGGGAGCAGGCGAAGGTACGGGATCCGATGGTGACCAGCAGCGGACGGCGCTGGTACAGGTTCTTGCTTTCGATCTCCTGGGCGGTACTGACGCCGTAGCACTTGCACAGGCGTGCGGTATCGGCTGCGGTCAGCGGTTCCACGTCGGCGTGGTTGCCGCCGGACCAGCGGTGTGCCCACCAGACGATGCCGGTCTTCACGTCATATACCTTGTAGTTGCTGCCCTTGGCCCACAGTTCATTGATACCGCCGGTGTACCAGTCGATCTTTTCGGCCGGGTACAGGGTCATGCTCAGGTTGCTTGTATCGGCAGCACCGACAGGAACGGTGTTGAACAGCTTATGCTGGGTCGCGGCGCCGGCTATACCGTCCGCGGTCAGGCCTTTGGCCTTCTGGAAAGCCTTTACGGCGCTGGCAACAGCCGTGGTGTATTTGTTGGTTACGCTTCCGGAGAAATAACCCTGGTTCTTCAGCTCGGTCACCAGGTTCCGGACAGCGTCGCCGGTGGAGCCGGTCTTCAGCGTGGTATAGGTGGCTTCCGTCTGACTGTTGGTGTTGATGGGAGCCGGAGTGGTTCCGGGCGCGGGAGTCGGTGTCGCGATGGCGGTGCCGTCGGCATTGCACATGTTCACATAGGTTCCGTGCAGGTATCCGTAACCCAGGGTCGGATGCTTGACACGGTACCAGAGGACGCCCTTGACTTTTGTCGGTTCTCCGAAGTAAGGAAGAACCACATTCTTGTCCACACGGCCGATGGTATCGGTATAACCGGCCTTTTTCCGCAGGTTAACCCCGCCGGAGTTGGTCTTCAGGTAACCGGTGGGCTGTTCTTCCGCGGGAGCCACGGTCGGTGTCGGGGTCTCTGTTCCGGCAGCAGGGGTAGGTGTCGGTGTGTTGACCGGGGCGTTGATCACCTTGACCATATCACCGCGCAGGTAGCCGCGGTTTGCGCCGTCCTGGACAAAATACCAGGTATAGCCGTTCTTCTGGACGGGCTCCAGCAGGTAAGGCAGGGTCACGTTTTTCTTGATCTGCTTGATAACAGTGCCGTTGATGGTGGCACGGAAGTTTACACCGCCCTTGATGGTCTGTACCCAGCCGATGCCGTTGGGATTAATCGTGGCGGTGGGTTCAGGCGTGGCAGTCGGTACAGCGGGGTTATCGCCTCCGGTCAGCTGTACGCAGTCGTTCCGGACATAGTAGGTCTTTCCGTCCTTCGATACAGGATACCAGGTATAATTCCCCTGGTTTACAGGATTTCCGGCGAGGGGCAGGATACTGCCCTTTCCCAGCCAGTCGTTCTTGTCATCGTAGTCCCCGCCGGGGGCGACCCGCAGGTGGCAGCTGGTCAGCTTAAGCTGTACGTTGCTGTAGACAGCCGGGGTAGCGGGCGCCGGAGCAGGGGTATCTGTCGCGGCAGCGGGAGCAGGCGTGGGAGTCGGGGCGGCCGGCGCCGCATTCGTGTCAGTGAACGGAGATACGCAGTCGTTCCGGACGTAGAAGGTTTTCCCGTCCTTGGAAACGGGATACCAGGTATAACCGCCCTGCTTTACAGGGACTCCGGCGAGGGGCAGAACAGAGCCCTTTCCCAGCCAGTCATTCTTGTCGTCATAATCTCCGCCGGGGGCGACCCGCAGGTGGCAGCTCGACAGGGTCAGTTTGACATGGGTATAGGTAAAGTTGGCGGCGGAAGACGCGCTGGACGCGGGAACCGGAGTAGCCGCGCTGGAAGCCGGCGCTGGTGTGGCGGTGACGACTTCGGAGCTTCCGCTGGCAGGGCCGCCGCTGATAATGGAGATAAAATCACTCATGATATAGCCGACGGTGCCGTTGTATTTAACTTTATAGAAGGTGCCGGATCCCACACCGCGGATGGACGGGATGGTCAGCAGTTCCACCTGGGTATTGCGGTCCAGGCGTTCGATGCTGTGGTATCCGGTGCCGGGTCCTTCCCGGAAGTTGGTACCGCCTGCGGTAACCGAACCGATGGATCCGGCGATCGCGGGCAGGTCCTGGCTCCTGCCGGCAGGTACGGGGGTAGGTGTCGGTGTAGGAGCTCCGCCGTTGGAGGCGGGAATGGGCGTAGGCGTGGAAACGCTGTTGCCCGCGTTATACTGGGTGATCTCCGCGGCGGTCAGCTCACGCATGAAATCGCCATGGATATAACCGGTATAGGTATTGCTGTTTTTACGGGACGGATCGGTAGTCCTGACTTTGAACCAATGAATCTTCTGTGCCGTTTTGTCTCCCAGGATCTCACAGACGTGATTAGCCGGCAGTTCAAAAGCGATCTTCTGGTCGGTTCCGGCGCCGTAGCGCAGGTTGACCTTGTCCAGTGTGATGCCCATACGAACGTTTTCGGCATAGGCAGAAATCCGGCTGCCGGTTGCGGCAGGGATCAGCGTGATCAGCATGCTCAGCGCCAGAGCAAAACAAAGCAGGCGGCGGCGATACATGGTCATGAATGGTTCACCTCTGTAAAATCATCAGTCTTCGGCACACAAACATAAGGTATCCAAAGATACAGAATCATTCTATTACGGAAATGTTACAATGTCAATAAAATATTAAAGAAAATATAGCGTTTTGCGTTCATTTTTTTAACAGAAATGAAAGCGAGCGAAGACAGAGATGCTGAAAAAGAATCAGGACAGGCCATTGGAATATCACAATATATAATTCTGCATTCTGAATTCTGAATTCTGCATTGTGAAATGAAACAGGGAGCGCTTTGCGCTCCCTGTTATCATTTCACTACGATATTTACGATTCGACCCTTGACGTAGATCTCCTTGACGATGGTCTTGCCATCGATGAAGGACTGGACGTTCTTCATGGCGTGGGCTTTCTCCAGCACGCTGTCCTGTTCTTCATTCACACCGATCTCCACGGTGGCGCGGACCTTGCCGTTAACCTGTACGGGAATCTGGATCGTGTCTTCCTTGATCTTCTCCTCGTCCCAGGCGGGCCAGGGTTCATAGGCGATGGTGTCTTCATGGCCCAGCAGGCTCCACATTTCCTCGCCGATGTGGGGGCAGATGCAGCTGAGCATCTTCACAAAGGCTTCCGCGTAGGCTTTCGGGCAGGTACCGTTCTTGTAGCAGGCATTCACGAAGATCATCATCTGGCTGATGGCGGTGTTGAAGCCCAGTGTTTCGAAGTCTCCGCTGACCTTTTTCACGGTCTGGTGGAAGACCCGGTCCAGTGTTCCGTCGCTTTCGGCGGTGAGGTTGTCCTCATTGGTGAAGAAGGTCCAGACGCGGTTCAGGAACTTCCGGGCGCCTTCCACACCCTGGGGGCTCCAGGGCTTGGAAACTTCAAGCGGGCCCATGAACATTTCATAAAGCCGCAGGGTGTCCGCACCGTATTTTTCCACGATGTCGCTGGGGTTGACCACATACTTGGGGAAGCGTTTTCCCATCTTGATGCCGTTCTCGCCCAGGATCATCCCCTGGTGGACCAGCTTTTTGAAGGGCTCCTTGACCGGGCTCAGGCCCTTGTCATACAGGTAGCGGTTCCAGATCCGGCTGTACATCAGGTGACCCACCGCGTGTTCCGGTCCGCCGATATACAGGTCGACCGGCAGCCAGTGCTCCAGCAGTTTGTAGTCCGCGAACTCCTTATCGTTGTGCGGATCGATATAGCGCATATAGTACCAGCTGCTGCCGGCTGAGCCGGGCATGGTACTGGTTTCCCGCAGGCCCTTCACGCCGTTTTTGTCATAGTGTTTCCACTCTTCGGCGTTTTCCAGGGGCGCTTTGCCGTTCTTTCCCTTATAGTCTTCCAGCTCGGGCAGGATGAGCGGCAGCTCATCATCCGGCAGGGGGTAGATCTTTCCGTCTTCGGTGTGCACCACCGGTACGGGTTCGCCCCAGTAGCGCTGGCGGGCGAAGATCCATTCACGGAAGTGGTAGTTGACAGTGCGCTTGGCCACGCCCATCTTTTCCAGTTTCGCGGTGATGGCTTCCTTGGCGTCTTCCACGGTCAGGCCGGTGAACTCCTCGCTGTTGATCAGCTTGCAGCCCTTGCCCAGGTAATCCTGCTTTTCAAAGGCGTGCTCGCTCACATCGGCTCCGTCGATGACCTGGATCATGGGGATGTT of Aristaeella lactis contains these proteins:
- the radA gene encoding DNA repair protein RadA, with translation MAKVKSTYACTACGYESPRWVGRCPGCGAWNTLEESLQAVPEKASGKIAANQRPGTGAKPLALKDIPEDITVRTGTGISELDRVLGGGIVEGGLILIGGDPGIGKSTLLLQVCDHLAKSGKRTLYISGEESARQIKLRAKRLGIESDIYVLAENALDAIEEKIRELQPDTAVIDSIQTMYRPEMASAPGSVSQIREGTSLIMRLCKETGTSVFLVGHVTKDGAIAGPRMLEHMVDVVLYFEGDRQQDYRLLRAVKNRFGSVNELGVFRMTGQGMQVVENPSEELLSHRAKGASGSTVFCGIEGSRPLLCDVQSLTSPTFYGTPRRAVNGADSGRVAMLLAVLEKRANQRTYNQDVYINVAGGLELSEPAADLALCVAVASSLKEKPVGPDIAVMGEVGLAGEVRTVPQCERRISECARLGFTTIIIPRSNAQRIKAPEGVRVIGVDTVAQALSVVF
- a CDS encoding SH3 domain-containing protein is translated as MTMYRRRLLCFALALSMLITLIPAATGSRISAYAENVRMGITLDKVNLRYGAGTDQKIAFELPANHVCEILGDKTAQKIHWFKVRTTDPSRKNSNTYTGYIHGDFMRELTAAEITQYNAGNSVSTPTPIPASNGGAPTPTPTPVPAGRSQDLPAIAGSIGSVTAGGTNFREGPGTGYHSIERLDRNTQVELLTIPSIRGVGSGTFYKVKYNGTVGYIMSDFISIISGGPASGSSEVVTATPAPASSAATPVPASSASSAANFTYTHVKLTLSSCHLRVAPGGDYDDKNDWLGKGSVLPLAGVPVKQGGYTWYPVSKDGKTFYVRNDCVSPFTDTNAAPAAPTPTPAPAAATDTPAPAPATPAVYSNVQLKLTSCHLRVAPGGDYDDKNDWLGKGSILPLAGNPVNQGNYTWYPVSKDGKTYYVRNDCVQLTGGDNPAVPTATPEPTATINPNGIGWVQTIKGGVNFRATINGTVIKQIKKNVTLPYLLEPVQKNGYTWYFVQDGANRGYLRGDMVKVINAPVNTPTPTPAAGTETPTPTVAPAEEQPTGYLKTNSGGVNLRKKAGYTDTIGRVDKNVVLPYFGEPTKVKGVLWYRVKHPTLGYGYLHGTYVNMCNADGTAIATPTPAPGTTPAPINTNSQTEATYTTLKTGSTGDAVRNLVTELKNQGYFSGSVTNKYTTAVASAVKAFQKAKGLTADGIAGAATQHKLFNTVPVGAADTSNLSMTLYPAEKIDWYTGGINELWAKGSNYKVYDVKTGIVWWAHRWSGGNHADVEPLTAADTARLCKCYGVSTAQEIESKNLYQRRPLLVTIGSRTFACSLFGIPHGYPEGDTIPNNDMRGQVCIHFTNSKTHNSNKVDSGHEAAIQYAYEHAPNGHK
- the leuS gene encoding leucine--tRNA ligase translates to MDRIYDPKAIEPKWQKYWEEHKTFKTDVWDFSKPKFYALDMFPYPSGVGLHAGHPEGYTATDIVSRMKRMQGYNVLHPMGYDSFGLPAEQYAVTTGHHPEGFTQENIKTFSHQLKELGFDYDWDKMIATSDPEFYKWTQWIFKQLYLDGYAQYIDMPVNWCEELGTVLSNDEVIDGKSERGGYPVVRKNMKQWVIDQPAFAEKLLEGLEEIDWPESTKDMQRHWIGKSTGVEVKFQIVGGGEFSIFTTCIETIYGITFMVLAPDGQLVQDLMPRIKNQEEVKAYIEETRKKNDMDRTELNKGKTGCRLEGVKCINPVNGKEAELFIGDFVLASYGTGAVMAVPSHDQRDFEYAVAHNIPMIQVIDGADVSEHAFEKQDYLGKGCKLINSEEFTGLTVEDAKEAITAKLEKMGVAKRTVNYHFREWIFARQRYWGEPVPVVHTEDGKIYPLPDDELPLILPELEDYKGKNGKAPLENAEEWKHYDKNGVKGLRETSTMPGSAGSSWYYMRYIDPHNDKEFADYKLLEHWLPVDLYIGGPEHAVGHLMYSRIWNRYLYDKGLSPVKEPFKKLVHQGMILGENGIKMGKRFPKYVVNPSDIVEKYGADTLRLYEMFMGPLEVSKPWSPQGVEGARKFLNRVWTFFTNEDNLTAESDGTLDRVFHQTVKKVSGDFETLGFNTAISQMMIFVNACYKNGTCPKAYAEAFVKMLSCICPHIGEEMWSLLGHEDTIAYEPWPAWDEEKIKEDTIQIPVQVNGKVRATVEIGVNEEQDSVLEKAHAMKNVQSFIDGKTIVKEIYVKGRIVNIVVK